From Cupriavidus necator N-1:
CGAGGATCAAGCGATCATGGGACAGTCAGGCCGTCGTGATCGATCCAGGCCATCGCTTGGCACAATGGCATTTGCCCGAAACAGGTTAGCCAGAACTCAACGGAATTAGCACAGCGACCGAGGTCGGCAAAGCGACTGCGCAAATGGAATGCGAAGGTCTGGCTGGTATTGAGCCATCGCCACCAGCGGCGCACCGTGTGATAGCCCAGCGCGAAAATGGCCGCCGTACGGCGCAGCGACGCACCGGCGATCAGCAGTAAAAGCACCTGCTGCTGCAGCGCCCAGCCGTACCAACGGCGGGGGCAGATGGCCAGCGGCAGGCGCGAACAGGTTCGACGACAGGATGGACACCGAAAACGCGGTATCGGCACGGGATTGAGTTCGGCGTCGCCGCTGCGGTCAGCCTTGCGGTGATAGCAGCCGTGGCCCCACAGGCAGCCACAGCCGCAATGTGCGCAAGCATCGGGCCGGTACGACTGCGGCGTGCAACGGATAGCGAGAAGATGTTGTTCGAGCGTGAGAAACGCAAATACAATGCGATGCATAGGCCAGTCTGTTCTGGTTGTCGTGTGGCGCCTGGAAAACATCGCACGATATCAGAGCAGTACTGGCCTTCCTTATGTCCGTTGCGTCTCGCGCTGATTGCGGAGATGTTCAGAAAATCGCCCCAGCCGTTCGCGGGATAAACGGCCCTTCCCAAACCTCAGATTGCGCGGGACGTAACACAAGCGTCAGTGGATGGTGCTCGTGCGCCTCGGAGTTCAGCGTGCAGCTCAGAAGCGAGACGTCTGAGACGATCCGGCGATCCGCTCCGAAGACACTGGGGCCCGTCAAAGTCGAACTCTCGCGTGGAAGCCAGGCACGCGCCCCGTCTGGCAGGAATGTCAGCAGCACCGGATCAGCGTTCCGCGCTTTGAACTCTGCCAGTACGTGCGTGGCAGCCACCACTAGTCCGGGACCAATCATGACGCCACTGCCCAAGATGGTGGGTCCATCTTCCTCCATCAAGGCGAGGGCAACCAGCGCATCCCCAGCCTCGTGCAACGACCCCATGGACCCAATACCGTCCTCATTGGTGTAGATGGCGGTGACCCAGGATCGCCGCAGCGTCGCCAGTGCGGGGTTGGCTTCTGTGATGCGGACTGAAGTCATCAGTGTTTATCCATGTTGTTTGGTCTATTGACGACACCTTGGTTTCGGCCCGCCGCTGCTAGAGACCGTGGCGGGCGCCGATTCCAGCAGTCTACTGGTCGCGGCGGGTGTGCTTGGCTGGTTGATGGAGCGTACGCCGTCGGCGTTC
This genomic window contains:
- a CDS encoding DUF6431 domain-containing protein codes for the protein MHRIVFAFLTLEQHLLAIRCTPQSYRPDACAHCGCGCLWGHGCYHRKADRSGDAELNPVPIPRFRCPSCRRTCSRLPLAICPRRWYGWALQQQVLLLLIAGASLRRTAAIFALGYHTVRRWWRWLNTSQTFAFHLRSRFADLGRCANSVEFWLTCFGQMPLCQAMAWIDHDGLTVP